In one window of Saprospiraceae bacterium DNA:
- a CDS encoding SDR family oxidoreductase has product MSNNLLTGKRGIIFGALDEQSIAWHVAEKCVAQGARITLTNAPVALRMGKIQELSAKLNAELIGADATSVEDLENLLRQSMEILGGKIDFILHSIGMSLNVRKGKPYTDSNYDFMQKTFDISAISFHKLMQSAMKLDAVAEGGSILALTYIAAQRVFPDYGEMAESKALLESFARSFGYHFGSLKKVRVNTISQSPTWTTAGSGVKGFKEFFDYADKMSPLGNASADACGDYCVVMFSDLTKMVTMQNLYHDGGFSHMGMNPAVLNL; this is encoded by the coding sequence ATGTCAAACAATCTTTTAACAGGAAAAAGGGGAATTATATTTGGCGCACTGGATGAACAATCCATAGCCTGGCACGTTGCAGAAAAATGCGTAGCACAGGGAGCACGAATTACGCTGACCAATGCACCGGTTGCTTTGCGGATGGGCAAAATTCAGGAGCTGTCGGCTAAATTAAATGCCGAATTGATTGGCGCAGATGCTACATCTGTTGAGGATCTTGAAAATTTACTCAGGCAGAGCATGGAAATTCTTGGTGGAAAGATTGATTTTATTTTGCATTCAATTGGAATGTCCTTAAATGTTCGAAAAGGCAAACCTTATACAGATTCCAACTACGATTTCATGCAAAAGACATTCGACATCTCTGCGATATCATTTCATAAACTCATGCAATCAGCAATGAAGCTCGATGCAGTAGCAGAAGGGGGATCCATTTTAGCGTTGACTTATATTGCTGCACAAAGGGTTTTTCCGGATTACGGTGAAATGGCAGAATCGAAAGCGTTGCTGGAATCTTTTGCAAGAAGTTTTGGTTACCATTTCGGCAGTTTAAAAAAGGTAAGAGTGAATACCATCTCACAATCCCCTACCTGGACTACTGCAGGATCAGGCGTCAAAGGATTCAAGGAATTTTTCGACTATGCCGATAAAATGAGCCCACTTGGAAATGCATCTGCTGATGCCTGTGGTGATTATTGCGTCGTTATGTTTTCGGATCTAACAAAAATGGTTACGATGCAAAATTTATATCACGATGGAGGATTTTCTCACATGGGCATGAATCCGGCAGTTTTAAACTTGTGA
- the recR gene encoding recombination protein RecR translates to MNQISKILEEAVVALSGLPGIGKKTALRLVLHMAQQDKERTRQLATAVEHVASHLKLCKSCFAYSDHDVCAICSNPVRDSSLICVVESVRDLFAIEETQTFKGKYHVLGGLISPLDGIGPDKIHISSLFEKIKSGLVSEIILAIRPNIEGDTTAYYIHKNMPDSAVKLTMLARGVSFGSELEYADELTLSRSISNRTAYQLSDNAIG, encoded by the coding sequence ATGAATCAAATTTCAAAAATTTTAGAAGAAGCCGTGGTGGCATTGAGTGGTTTGCCTGGAATTGGAAAAAAAACGGCACTTCGGCTGGTATTGCATATGGCACAGCAGGATAAAGAAAGAACAAGACAGCTGGCAACTGCCGTAGAACATGTCGCATCCCATTTGAAATTATGTAAAAGTTGTTTTGCTTACAGTGACCACGATGTTTGCGCCATTTGCTCGAATCCGGTTCGCGACAGCAGTCTTATTTGCGTAGTGGAATCCGTACGCGATCTTTTTGCAATCGAAGAGACCCAAACGTTTAAAGGTAAATATCATGTATTGGGAGGATTGATCTCTCCATTGGATGGAATCGGACCCGATAAGATCCATATTTCATCTTTGTTTGAAAAAATAAAATCCGGCCTGGTTAGCGAAATTATTCTTGCGATCCGTCCAAATATCGAAGGCGATACCACCGCATATTACATCCACAAGAATATGCCTGATTCTGCCGTTAAATTAACAATGCTTGCCAGAGGAGTTTCATTTGGTTCAGAATTGGAATATGCGGACGAACTTACGCTGAGCAGGTCCATTTCTAACCGAACTGCTTACCAACTTTCAGACAACGCGATCGGGTGA
- a CDS encoding choice-of-anchor B family protein codes for MHRTLFYLVFTFIGLQAGHAQPQKMKLLGHWRDSTIVGSAAYDNAFNEAWGLAVNGHEYAIIGSTAGTHFIDITNPSKPFERYRFPGAFNGKGVIHRDYDDYNCMLYAVCDEGNSTLQIIDFSNLPDTAFIVYDSREFMTRVHNIYLDIPKARLYTCAESSDAGFKALGLYDLTDPAQPKFVGHYNRFGDITASHVHDAYARNDTAYLNCGNDGFAIMDFSDASNPKALFTAKPNEYPHSGYNHSGWLTPDGKTYVMADENHGLPLKVYDLTDLANSKVVSLLYANKDTAVGIPHNPLVSCDYAYVSYYYDGLQVYDISNPKEPELLYYYPTSPLKNDKSYKGSWGNYPYLPSGNIVIADMQNGLFVVEGIEKACNSVYNCLRVSNKEKYNKFEIQIFPNPANERLSVTLPDGLQAKSYSIHSLTGTMVELQNVVGANFDIPVIQLSNGIYYLTIHTSTNQIIREIFIKA; via the coding sequence ATGCACAGAACACTCTTTTATTTAGTTTTCACATTCATCGGCTTGCAGGCAGGCCATGCACAACCTCAAAAAATGAAATTGCTGGGACATTGGCGCGACAGCACCATTGTGGGTTCAGCTGCTTACGACAATGCATTTAATGAAGCCTGGGGCCTCGCCGTGAACGGCCATGAATATGCAATAATAGGTTCTACGGCAGGCACGCATTTTATTGACATTACCAACCCTTCCAAACCTTTTGAACGTTACCGATTTCCCGGTGCATTCAATGGAAAAGGTGTCATACACAGGGATTACGACGATTACAACTGCATGCTCTATGCCGTTTGCGATGAAGGCAACAGTACACTTCAAATTATAGATTTTTCCAACCTTCCCGACACCGCATTTATAGTTTACGATTCGCGGGAATTTATGACCAGAGTCCACAACATCTATCTCGATATTCCTAAAGCCCGCCTATATACTTGTGCAGAATCCAGTGATGCTGGATTTAAGGCTTTAGGGCTTTATGATTTGACAGATCCTGCACAGCCAAAGTTTGTCGGGCACTATAACAGATTCGGCGATATAACAGCTTCCCACGTTCACGATGCATATGCTAGAAATGATACCGCTTATCTCAATTGCGGTAACGATGGGTTTGCCATCATGGATTTCAGCGATGCCTCCAATCCGAAAGCATTATTTACCGCTAAGCCCAACGAATATCCACATTCGGGATACAACCATTCGGGTTGGCTGACTCCGGATGGAAAAACCTATGTCATGGCTGATGAGAATCACGGTTTGCCACTTAAAGTATATGATCTTACAGATCTTGCAAATTCCAAAGTGGTTTCATTGCTTTATGCAAATAAAGATACAGCTGTTGGCATACCACACAATCCCCTGGTTAGTTGTGATTATGCATATGTATCCTATTATTACGACGGATTACAGGTTTACGATATTTCAAATCCAAAAGAACCAGAGTTGCTTTATTACTATCCTACTTCCCCTTTAAAAAACGATAAAAGCTACAAAGGCTCCTGGGGTAATTATCCTTATTTGCCATCGGGAAATATTGTGATTGCCGATATGCAAAATGGACTTTTCGTTGTAGAGGGTATTGAAAAAGCTTGCAACTCGGTTTACAACTGCCTGAGAGTTTCAAATAAAGAAAAATATAATAAATTTGAAATTCAGATTTTTCCTAATCCAGCAAACGAACGTTTGTCAGTAACGCTTCCTGATGGGCTTCAAGCAAAATCGTATTCTATCCATTCCTTGACCGGAACAATGGTTGAACTTCAGAATGTTGTTGGAGCGAATTTTGACATTCCTGTAATCCAATTGAGTAATGGGATTTATTATCTGACTATACATACAAGTACAAATCAAATAATCAGGGAAATCTTTATTAAAGCTTAA
- a CDS encoding glycosyltransferase: MKLSIIIVNYNVRHFLEQCLNSVSKAISKIQAEIVVVDNASMDDSVEMIENLFPQVKLIASKKNLGFSKANNLGVQEAKGAYILILNPDTILEEDCLVKCLEFFENHPDAGALGVKMLDGAGHFLPESKRGFPGLWNSFCKMSGLYKLFPDSKIFNGYYLGHLSSDNTQKVEVLSGAFMMMKTELYKQLNGFDEAFFMYGEDIDLSYRIQKAGYINYYFPETTILHFKGESTRKSSLNYLTSFYNAMIIFSSKHISGGHKTLFVFFLKMMIWMKALLSAVKDLVLQLRATLVDILFLWLGFQLIRNSWSKWYHGSSGYLDNTATLFNTGLFIFIWILAFYYQGVYEKKFTFKDLIIASIWGFFINLIMYALLPEEWRASRMLLVFSFFYVIAYSILSRLIFNKLVLNRWMIGSDHTVQALVIGDETQFVKAEDMVRHMKQQINLIHRTTDTMNAYSEEMWKDFLRIHRIKEVILCEKNMLWKEILGFIARFRGQIDFKILTSTGSGIVGSSSKDKPGDIYALELDYHLSQRVFLRQKRLFDVLFCFIQLCFIWILLFLFKNKKQYVFNILKVLFNRRTWVSYQSEKDLNLPVLKQGILSVFNKDAFQYADEIEIQMLHNYAWNYTVWMDLDICLKDFINLDRK, translated from the coding sequence GTGAAACTCAGCATCATCATTGTTAATTACAACGTGCGCCATTTTCTGGAGCAATGCCTGAATTCCGTTTCTAAAGCTATTTCAAAAATTCAGGCAGAAATCGTAGTTGTGGATAATGCATCCATGGATGACTCCGTTGAAATGATTGAAAATTTATTTCCGCAGGTCAAACTTATTGCTTCAAAAAAGAATCTTGGATTTTCAAAAGCCAATAACCTGGGTGTGCAAGAAGCAAAGGGAGCGTACATCCTTATTTTAAATCCAGATACCATACTCGAAGAAGATTGCCTTGTAAAGTGTTTGGAATTTTTTGAAAACCATCCCGACGCCGGAGCGCTCGGAGTGAAGATGCTGGATGGTGCTGGACATTTCCTGCCCGAATCCAAAAGAGGATTTCCGGGTTTGTGGAATTCATTTTGTAAAATGTCGGGCTTGTACAAATTATTTCCGGATTCGAAGATTTTCAATGGCTACTATCTCGGACATTTGTCCAGCGATAACACTCAAAAGGTTGAGGTTTTGTCGGGTGCTTTCATGATGATGAAAACCGAATTGTATAAACAATTGAATGGATTTGATGAGGCGTTTTTTATGTATGGCGAGGATATCGATTTGTCATATCGGATCCAGAAAGCCGGGTACATCAATTACTATTTTCCGGAAACAACCATACTGCACTTCAAAGGAGAAAGTACGCGTAAATCCAGTTTGAATTATCTGACCTCATTTTACAACGCGATGATCATATTTTCATCCAAGCATATCAGTGGCGGTCATAAAACCCTTTTTGTATTCTTCCTGAAAATGATGATCTGGATGAAGGCTCTGCTAAGCGCTGTTAAAGATCTCGTTTTGCAGTTGCGAGCAACCCTGGTCGATATCTTATTCCTGTGGTTGGGATTTCAATTGATACGGAATAGCTGGTCGAAGTGGTATCACGGATCTTCCGGTTACCTCGATAATACGGCAACTTTGTTCAATACAGGTCTGTTTATATTTATCTGGATACTTGCTTTTTATTATCAGGGTGTTTACGAGAAAAAATTTACATTTAAGGATCTGATCATTGCATCCATCTGGGGTTTTTTTATAAATCTGATCATGTATGCATTGCTTCCTGAAGAGTGGAGGGCATCGAGAATGCTGTTGGTGTTTTCATTTTTTTATGTGATTGCTTATTCGATTCTCAGCAGATTGATCTTTAATAAACTCGTTTTGAATCGATGGATGATCGGTTCAGATCATACAGTTCAGGCCTTGGTGATTGGAGATGAAACTCAATTTGTTAAAGCCGAGGATATGGTCCGCCATATGAAACAACAAATAAATCTGATTCACAGGACAACGGATACCATGAATGCTTATTCGGAAGAGATGTGGAAGGATTTTTTAAGAATTCATCGGATAAAAGAAGTTATCCTTTGCGAAAAGAACATGTTGTGGAAAGAAATTTTGGGATTTATTGCCCGCTTCCGTGGCCAGATTGATTTTAAAATTCTGACTTCAACCGGTAGTGGAATTGTAGGAAGTTCTTCAAAAGACAAACCAGGAGATATTTACGCATTGGAACTCGATTATCATCTGTCGCAACGCGTATTTTTGAGACAGAAGAGATTGTTTGATGTATTGTTTTGTTTTATACAACTTTGTTTTATTTGGATCCTGCTTTTCTTATTTAAAAATAAGAAGCAGTATGTCTTCAATATTTTGAAGGTTCTTTTCAACCGACGGACCTGGGTTTCTTATCAAAGCGAAAAAGATTTGAATTTGCCTGTATTGAAACAAGGAATCCTAAGTGTTTTCAACAAGGATGCGTTTCAATATGCGGATGAAATAGAAATTCAAATGTTGCATAATTATGCATGGAATTATACGGTTTGGATGGACCTCGATATTTGCCTCAAAGATTTTATAAATTTGGACCGGAAATAA
- a CDS encoding TIGR00730 family Rossman fold protein: MKTQKQWSQLKGENSWTMFKVLAEFVDGFETLNRIGPCVSIFGSARVRENHPHYQLASQIAKALVEEGFGVITGGGPGIMEAANKGAFENKGVSVGLNIHLPFEQSNNLFIDSDKNVQHRYFFVRKVMFVKYSQAFIAMPGGFGTLDELFEVLTLTQTGRIHKVPIILVGKTFWNPLKAWIQQTMLEQFNYVSEEDLGLMPIVDTPEEVVKEVLKFYEEGEGTSLRPTFEL, encoded by the coding sequence ATGAAAACACAAAAACAATGGTCGCAACTCAAAGGTGAAAACAGCTGGACAATGTTTAAAGTCCTTGCAGAGTTTGTGGATGGATTTGAAACTTTAAACAGGATTGGTCCTTGTGTATCTATTTTTGGATCTGCCCGGGTTAGAGAAAATCATCCGCATTACCAGCTTGCCAGTCAAATAGCCAAGGCGCTGGTGGAAGAAGGTTTTGGCGTGATTACAGGTGGAGGACCGGGTATTATGGAAGCAGCCAACAAAGGTGCCTTTGAGAATAAGGGAGTTTCCGTCGGTTTGAATATTCATTTGCCATTTGAGCAATCGAACAATCTATTTATTGATTCCGATAAAAATGTTCAGCACCGTTATTTTTTTGTACGCAAAGTCATGTTTGTTAAATATTCACAGGCATTTATTGCCATGCCCGGTGGATTCGGTACGCTCGACGAACTTTTTGAAGTACTTACCTTAACCCAAACCGGTCGGATTCATAAAGTTCCTATCATTCTCGTTGGCAAAACCTTCTGGAATCCTTTAAAGGCCTGGATACAACAAACCATGCTCGAACAATTTAACTACGTGAGCGAAGAAGATCTGGGTCTGATGCCCATAGTAGATACACCTGAGGAAGTTGTAAAAGAAGTATTGAAATTCTACGAAGAGGGAGAAGGCACTTCACTGCGTCCAACGTTTGAGTTGTAG
- a CDS encoding amidohydrolase has protein sequence MERRPHINKLKQLAGLLQDQLVDWRRHLHSWPELSFQEENTSAFIQKILLKYGMEFQTGKAQHGIVGTLKGGRQSDRVIALRADMDALPIQEMNSCSYVSKNEGVMHACGHDVHMTWLLGALVLLQQMQSQWSGVVKFIFQPGEEKLPGGASVMIREGVLDNPRPQLIIGQHVQPGMATGVIGMKAGQFMASCDELYIDIIGKGGHAALAHLCVDPILMASEIILALRKLVNENHTDENPIVLSIGKFNSTGGATNVIPEQVKLEGTFRCLNEELRYKLHTEIRKVVQAICTEYGGHAKVQIDLGYPSLLNDVRATQQCAELARHFLGDEQVENLSTRMTSEDFAYYSREIPAVFYRTGIGREVSVHNPHFDVDEKCLPVGAALMAFLAMSVEPA, from the coding sequence ATGGAACGTCGGCCGCATATCAACAAACTAAAACAACTGGCAGGATTACTTCAAGATCAGCTTGTAGATTGGAGGCGTCACCTGCACAGTTGGCCGGAATTGTCGTTTCAGGAAGAGAACACATCGGCTTTTATTCAGAAGATTTTATTGAAATACGGGATGGAATTCCAAACGGGAAAGGCACAACACGGAATAGTAGGCACATTGAAAGGAGGGCGTCAATCTGATCGGGTCATTGCATTACGTGCTGATATGGATGCATTGCCTATACAGGAAATGAACAGTTGTTCGTATGTTTCTAAAAATGAAGGAGTCATGCATGCCTGCGGTCATGATGTGCACATGACTTGGTTGCTTGGTGCTTTGGTTTTACTACAGCAAATGCAATCGCAGTGGTCGGGTGTTGTTAAATTTATTTTCCAACCCGGCGAAGAAAAATTGCCTGGAGGTGCATCTGTGATGATCAGGGAGGGTGTTTTGGACAATCCCAGGCCGCAGCTTATCATCGGGCAACATGTACAACCTGGAATGGCAACAGGAGTCATTGGAATGAAAGCGGGTCAGTTTATGGCCTCATGCGATGAATTGTATATAGACATTATTGGCAAAGGCGGACATGCCGCTTTGGCACATTTATGTGTGGATCCAATTCTGATGGCTTCAGAAATTATACTTGCTTTGCGCAAGCTGGTCAATGAAAATCACACGGATGAAAATCCAATTGTTTTGAGTATTGGAAAGTTCAATTCGACAGGGGGTGCCACCAATGTCATTCCCGAACAAGTAAAACTCGAAGGGACCTTCCGGTGTCTGAATGAAGAACTGCGCTATAAATTGCATACAGAGATCCGCAAGGTAGTTCAGGCGATTTGTACTGAATATGGAGGTCATGCAAAGGTTCAGATTGATTTGGGATATCCAAGCTTATTAAACGATGTACGGGCTACTCAACAATGCGCTGAACTTGCCCGCCATTTCCTGGGCGATGAACAGGTCGAGAATTTATCGACTCGAATGACTTCGGAAGATTTCGCATATTATTCAAGAGAAATACCGGCTGTATTTTACAGAACTGGAATTGGGAGGGAAGTGTCGGTTCATAATCCGCATTTTGATGTGGACGAAAAATGCCTGCCGGTCGGAGCAGCCCTTATGGCCTTTTTGGCTATGAGCGTGGAACCCGCCTGA
- a CDS encoding 2-oxo acid dehydrogenase subunit E2, with the protein MASVIKMPRLSDTMTEGFIKGWTKKVGEKVKPGDVLAEVETDKATMDLEAFEEGTLLHIAVQEGPVPVDGIIAVIGQASEDFQQLLQISSANPDPRKDKLPFVENIDKTRFSSQNQEEITPLHIVSDPDQRIKASPLAKSMAREMGIPLENLTGSGEHGRIVRRDVENFKPGVGAISIQTTQIGDREVVLSQMRKTIARRLAESKFSAPHFYLTTEVNMDACVQARTQLNEISPVKISFNDLIVKACALALKSNPGVNVSWMGDKMVYHGDVHIGVAVAIEDGLVVPVVRNADQKTLLTLKEEISDKATRAKERKLNLDEMQGNTFTISNLGMFDIEHFTAIINPPDACILAVGSIQKKPAVVNDQLAISSRMKMTLSCDHRAVDGATGAKFLQTLKNLLEQPVSMLL; encoded by the coding sequence ATGGCTTCTGTAATTAAAATGCCCAGGCTTTCAGACACCATGACTGAAGGATTTATTAAAGGCTGGACTAAAAAAGTCGGGGAGAAGGTAAAACCAGGCGATGTATTGGCTGAGGTGGAGACTGATAAAGCTACCATGGATCTCGAAGCTTTTGAAGAAGGTACCTTATTGCACATTGCAGTTCAGGAAGGACCCGTGCCTGTCGATGGGATCATCGCTGTAATCGGACAGGCATCAGAAGATTTCCAACAATTGTTGCAGATTTCATCCGCTAACCCCGATCCAAGGAAAGATAAACTTCCGTTTGTTGAAAACATTGATAAAACAAGGTTCTCCTCTCAAAATCAAGAAGAAATAACCCCTCTGCACATTGTCTCAGATCCCGACCAACGAATTAAAGCCTCCCCTCTGGCCAAAAGCATGGCCAGAGAAATGGGAATTCCGCTGGAAAATCTAACAGGCAGTGGCGAACATGGTAGAATTGTAAGAAGAGATGTCGAAAACTTCAAACCAGGTGTAGGCGCCATTTCCATTCAGACCACACAAATTGGGGACCGGGAAGTCGTCCTCAGTCAAATGAGGAAAACCATCGCCAGAAGATTGGCGGAAAGCAAATTTTCTGCGCCGCATTTCTATCTAACTACAGAAGTCAACATGGATGCCTGTGTCCAGGCGCGAACGCAGCTCAATGAGATCTCTCCGGTGAAAATTTCATTCAACGACCTGATCGTAAAAGCCTGCGCATTGGCTTTGAAAAGTAATCCGGGGGTCAATGTTTCCTGGATGGGTGACAAAATGGTCTATCATGGAGATGTCCACATTGGTGTGGCTGTGGCCATAGAGGATGGACTGGTAGTTCCTGTGGTCAGAAATGCCGACCAAAAAACTTTGCTGACGCTGAAAGAAGAAATAAGTGATAAAGCAACCAGGGCCAAAGAACGTAAATTGAATCTCGATGAAATGCAAGGCAATACATTTACCATTTCAAATCTGGGTATGTTTGATATCGAACATTTTACTGCGATAATTAACCCGCCGGATGCCTGCATTCTTGCCGTTGGTTCCATACAGAAAAAACCCGCAGTGGTCAACGATCAATTGGCGATTTCCAGTCGTATGAAGATGACTTTATCTTGCGACCACCGGGCTGTAGATGGAGCCACGGGAGCAAAATTTCTGCAGACCTTGAAAAATTTACTGGAACAACCTGTAAGCATGTTGTTGTAA
- the recN gene encoding DNA repair protein RecN, whose protein sequence is MLKTLYIKNYALIDELDISWNQGLTAITGETGAGKSIIIGALQLATGQRADSKVIRVAQEKCIIEASFQVPDHLKSNLMADYDLDDNDEILLRREIYPTGKSRCFVNDSPKLLSELEQIGKQLLVIHQQFDHLDFYDRKFQLDVLDNFAGNLSLTAEYKKHYDQWNEKIKEKKELELKIRESNREKEFLSFQLNELNQAKLQDGELSQLEQDLLLTSKADDLNTFSRQICDHIQSENGIIDQLQNSLNLLKTILLNDQLQGIYNRMEQVKLELADLSRELEHIADHSESNPERLLQLQSRVDLLNSLLKKHKLQSDTELIALRNEIQGKLDLMEHSDEELEKIQSQILQLEDSLKNTATQLSIRRKKTVKDLQSKTTAILQKLGMEFARFEIQLTTDQGLMETGSDVVEFLFSANKGNSLKALKDQSSGGELARFNLAIKSLIAGKNDTGCLIFDEIDTGVSGQIALQMGNILKDISTRQQVICITHSPQVASRAPHHYYVYKQHQDKSSETRIKILNEKDRIVELAKMLSGEPPSKAALSNASELLQMSFN, encoded by the coding sequence ATGTTAAAAACGCTCTACATCAAAAATTATGCACTCATCGATGAGTTGGATATATCCTGGAATCAGGGACTGACTGCCATTACCGGCGAAACAGGCGCAGGTAAATCCATCATCATTGGAGCATTACAATTGGCAACCGGCCAGCGTGCTGACAGCAAAGTAATCAGGGTGGCTCAGGAAAAGTGCATCATCGAAGCCAGTTTTCAAGTTCCGGATCATTTAAAAAGTAATCTCATGGCAGATTATGATCTGGATGACAACGACGAAATTTTATTGCGAAGAGAAATTTATCCAACTGGAAAATCCCGCTGTTTCGTAAACGATAGTCCGAAATTACTCTCTGAACTAGAACAAATTGGCAAACAATTATTGGTCATCCACCAGCAATTCGATCATCTTGATTTTTACGATCGAAAATTTCAATTGGATGTCCTCGACAATTTTGCCGGCAATCTATCGCTAACAGCCGAATACAAAAAGCACTATGATCAATGGAATGAAAAAATAAAAGAAAAAAAAGAACTCGAACTGAAAATCCGCGAATCCAACAGAGAAAAAGAATTTTTAAGCTTTCAGTTAAACGAACTGAACCAGGCAAAACTTCAAGACGGCGAACTGAGTCAGCTCGAACAAGATTTGTTGCTGACTTCAAAAGCAGATGACCTGAATACATTCAGTAGGCAGATCTGCGATCACATCCAATCTGAAAATGGAATCATCGATCAACTGCAAAACAGCTTAAATCTTTTGAAAACCATATTGCTAAACGATCAGTTACAGGGCATTTACAACAGGATGGAGCAAGTAAAACTCGAATTAGCCGATCTTTCCAGAGAACTCGAGCACATTGCAGATCATTCTGAATCAAACCCGGAAAGGCTATTGCAATTGCAAAGCAGAGTGGATCTGCTGAACAGCCTGTTAAAGAAACATAAATTGCAAAGCGACACGGAACTCATTGCCTTAAGAAATGAAATTCAGGGCAAGCTTGATCTTATGGAACATTCTGACGAGGAACTCGAAAAAATTCAATCGCAAATCCTGCAACTGGAAGATTCCTTAAAAAATACGGCAACTCAGCTCAGCATACGTCGTAAAAAAACAGTAAAAGACCTGCAATCCAAAACCACTGCCATATTGCAGAAACTGGGTATGGAATTTGCCAGATTTGAAATTCAACTCACTACAGACCAGGGTTTGATGGAAACCGGTAGTGATGTTGTTGAATTTCTGTTCTCTGCAAATAAAGGAAACAGCCTTAAAGCATTAAAGGATCAAAGTTCCGGTGGTGAATTGGCAAGATTCAACCTGGCTATCAAATCGCTGATCGCAGGAAAGAATGATACGGGTTGTTTGATTTTTGACGAAATAGATACGGGAGTATCCGGACAAATCGCCTTACAAATGGGCAATATTCTCAAGGATATCTCAACCCGGCAACAGGTAATCTGCATAACACATTCTCCTCAGGTTGCATCGAGAGCACCCCACCATTATTACGTTTATAAACAACATCAGGACAAATCCAGCGAAACACGAATTAAAATATTGAATGAAAAAGACAGAATTGTCGAATTGGCCAAAATGTTAAGCGGAGAACCCCCTAGCAAAGCCGCATTAAGTAATGCTTCCGAGTTATTGCAGATGAGCTTCAATTAA
- a CDS encoding sigma-54-dependent Fis family transcriptional regulator, with translation MARILIVDDEQAIRRALKDILLLEKYEVEEALDGLDCLVKLKQKEFDVIILDIKMPKMDGMEALDKIEQLAPDTPVVMISGHATIDTAVEAVKKGAFDFISKPPDLNRLLITIRNAIDKSSLISEKKVLQKKVSKIKVQEIVGESKHILKVRETIDLVAPTDARVLVTGPNGTGKELVARWIHEKSNRNSGSIVEVNCAAIPSELIESELFGHEKGSFTSAIKQRIGKFELANGGTLFLDEVGDMSLSAQAKVLRALQENRITRVGGDKEIPVDVRVIAATNKDLREEIARGRFREDLYHRLAVIIVEVPSLNDRKDDIPLLVDYFVDLICYEYGMPVKKVEDAAIEELQKYNWTGNIRELRNVVERLIILSKNKIGRKEVLDYVIPASQRSYRFRELFEQFDNLQELNDFIKKEFQAFKTPA, from the coding sequence ATGGCTAGAATTTTAATCGTAGATGATGAACAGGCCATACGGAGAGCATTAAAGGATATCCTTTTGCTCGAAAAGTATGAAGTAGAAGAGGCTCTGGACGGTCTGGATTGTCTGGTAAAACTCAAACAGAAGGAGTTTGATGTTATTATACTGGACATCAAAATGCCGAAAATGGACGGTATGGAAGCACTCGATAAGATCGAGCAACTGGCTCCCGATACACCCGTAGTGATGATCAGCGGACACGCAACGATCGATACCGCAGTGGAAGCGGTAAAGAAAGGAGCATTTGATTTTATTTCGAAACCTCCCGATCTCAACAGGTTGTTGATCACCATTCGCAACGCTATTGATAAATCTTCCCTGATTTCCGAAAAGAAAGTACTCCAGAAGAAAGTTTCCAAAATTAAGGTTCAGGAAATCGTTGGTGAATCCAAACACATACTTAAGGTCAGAGAAACGATAGATCTGGTTGCTCCAACCGATGCCAGAGTGCTCGTAACCGGACCCAATGGTACGGGTAAGGAATTGGTAGCCCGTTGGATCCATGAAAAAAGCAATCGCAACAGCGGAAGCATCGTGGAAGTGAATTGTGCGGCGATTCCGTCTGAGTTGATCGAAAGTGAATTATTTGGTCACGAAAAAGGATCTTTTACTTCAGCCATTAAGCAGCGCATTGGAAAATTTGAACTTGCCAATGGCGGGACTTTATTTCTCGATGAGGTGGGGGATATGAGCTTATCGGCACAAGCGAAAGTGCTGCGTGCATTGCAGGAAAACAGGATCACCCGTGTTGGAGGAGATAAAGAAATTCCGGTAGATGTGCGCGTTATTGCAGCAACCAACAAAGACCTCCGGGAAGAAATTGCAAGAGGCAGGTTCAGAGAAGATCTTTACCACCGTCTGGCCGTAATTATTGTCGAAGTTCCCTCGCTCAACGATCGCAAAGACGATATCCCATTGCTGGTTGATTATTTTGTCGATCTGATTTGCTACGAATATGGAATGCCGGTCAAAAAAGTTGAAGATGCTGCAATTGAAGAACTTCAGAAATACAACTGGACGGGCAACATTCGCGAACTGAGAAATGTCGTGGAACGATTGATCATCCTCTCTAAAAATAAAATCGGGCGTAAAGAAGTATTGGATTACGTCATTCCGGCCAGTCAACGCAGCTATCGGTTCCGCGAATTGTTTGAGCAATTCGACAACCTTCAGGAACTCAACGACTTCATCAAAAAAGAATTTCAGGCCTTTAAGACTCCTGCCTGA